A single Drosophila ananassae strain 14024-0371.13 chromosome 3L, ASM1763931v2, whole genome shotgun sequence DNA region contains:
- the LOC6494127 gene encoding NADP-dependent malic enzyme produces MHLARTSRITAERKKKEEDEQKCESDSERNRILDTMPRHMDSFWRTDTSVPRSRISGRHLLGSSLSNQGLAFSLKERRALCLHGLLPVAIRTIDEQVKACQIAMDTFLISEVQRYSFLSHLMRTNRRLFYRILLSDPDKYLPMVDSTLSERLVSFHSLVFNYGQGLFITVKDLGHVHQMVANWPYRMVRCIMVSNGASVLSLGDLGVNIMPILFCKMHENVVFGGISPSHCLSVFLDMGCNNEELLNNTTYAGLRERRYPPEICEQLFEEFTIAVLGQYGARTLILTKDFESKCALKQLEHFRDRCCLVDADLQCLAACAVSGVIASNRSVRAPFFKNVFLFFGTDAINIGMARLCIALFKREGYNDVKAHARVWFCDADGLIVDDRVHIPEELAEFSLPGPQLTSLVEIIDFLKPNVLVGGSGLPKSFTPDVLRAMERSTQHPIIFAMSRPTCLSECSAEDAFAYTKGRCTFIAGSPLPRLKYANKWYQPGFCTTKYLLAGISSGIILAGLTSVPDELFCVAADRLASLVWPCDLKMRNVFPPMRKIECISLQIAEAVFSFAYRRGLATLWPQPENPMEFIKKSRYDTEYRQEIADVYCMQDRHIETSESQNYYKLNI; encoded by the coding sequence ATGCATTTAGCCAGGACGAGCAGGATCACCGccgaaagaaagaaaaaggaGGAGGACGAACAAAAGTGCGAGAGCGATTCGGAAAGGAATCGTATCCTGGACACTATGCCACGCCACATGGACAGCTTTTGGCGAACGGACACGTCGGTGCCGCGCAGTAGGATTTCGGGTAGACATCTGCTGGGCAGTTCTCTGAGCAACCAGGGTCTGGCCTTTTCGCTGAAGGAGCGGCGAGCGCTCTGCCTCCACGGACTCCTGCCAGTTGCCATACGAACCATTGATGAACAGGTCAAGGCATGCCAGATAGCCATGGATACTTTTCTAATAAGTGAAGTTCAAAGATATTCGTTTCTCAGCCACTTGATGCGGACCAATAGGCGACTTTTCTACAGGATCCTCCTAAGTGATCCGGACAAATACCTTCCCATGGTGGATTCCACGCTCAGTGAGCGCCTGGTGAGCTTCCACAGCCTCGTCTTCAACTATGGCCAGGGTCTGTTCATCACCGTAAAGGACCTTGGTCATGTCCACCAGATGGTGGCCAATTGGCCGTATAGAATGGTTCGATGCATCATGGTTAGCAATGGGGCATCGGTTCTTAGTCTCGGCGACTTGGGAGTTAATATAATGCCCATATTGTTCTGCAAAATGCACGAGAACGTGGTCTTCGGTGGGATAAGTCCGTCCCACTGCTTGAGTGTGTTCCTGGATATGGGTTGCAACAATGAGGAACTGCTGAATAATACAACCTATGCTGGTTTAAGGGAACGCCGATACCCCCCAGAAATCTGTGAGCAATTGTTCGAAGAGTTCACCATAGCGGTTCTCGGCCAATACGGAGCCCGAACTTTGATTTTAACCAAGGACTTCGAATCCAAGTGCGCCCTGAAGCAGCTGGAGCACTTCCGCGATCGCTGCTGCCTCGTGGATGCCGATTTGCAGTGCCTGGCCGCTTGTGCTGTCTCCGGGGTGATTGCCTCGAATCGATCGGTTCGGGCACCCTTCTTCAAAAACGTGTTCCTCTTCTTCGGGACAGACGCCATCAATATTGGAATGGCTCGTCTGTGCATCGCCTTGTTCAAGCGCGAGGGCTACAATGATGTGAAGGCTCATGCGAGAGTCTGGTTCTGCGATGCAGATGGCTTGATTGTGGACGACAGGGTGCACATTCCGGAGGAACTGGCGGAATTCTCCCTTCCCGGACCTCAACTGACTTCCTTGGTGGAGATTATTGACTTCCTGAAGCCGAATGTGCTGGTGGGTGGCAGCGGGCTGCCCAAGAGCTTCACCCCCGATGTTCTGAGGGCAATGGAGCGCAGTACCCAGCACCCGATCATTTTCGCCATGTCGCGACCCACCTGCCTGTCGGAGTGCTCCGCCGAGGACGCCTTCGCGTACACCAAGGGGCGATGCACGTTCATCGCCGGGTCACCGCTGCCGCGTCTCAAGTACGCCAACAAATGGTACCAGCCAGGCTTCTGCACCACCAAATATCTGCTGGCCGGGATAAGCAGTGGCATCATCCTGGCTGGGCTAACAAGCGTTCCGGACGAGCTGTTCTGCGTGGCCGCCGACCGGCTGGCCAGTCTGGTATGGCCCTGCGACCTAAAAATGCGGAATGTCTTCCCGCCCATGAGGAAGATCGAATGCATCAGCCTTCAGATTGCTGAGGCCGTGTTCAGCTTCGCCTACCGCCGTGGATTGGCCACGTTGTGGCCCCAGCCGGAGAACCCTATGGAGTTTATTAAAAAGAGTCGTTACGACACTGAGTATCGGCAGGAAATCGCCGACGTCTACTGCATGCAGGACCGACACATTGAGACTTCGGAATCGCAGAATTACTACAAGCTTAACATTTAG